A single region of the Myxococcales bacterium genome encodes:
- the hisF gene encoding imidazole glycerol phosphate synthase subunit HisF codes for MLTVRVIPCLDVRNGRVVKGVKFGQLRDAGSPAELAALYEEQGADELVMLDISATPEGRETQTDTIQAIRSGIALPLTVGGGVRTQADAGRLLGAGADKVAINTAAVTNPSLLEAIAQKFGTQCTVIAIDAALCEGNEADWEVVVRSGKERTGLDAVAWAERAEAMGVGEILLTSWDRDGTRSGYDQDLIRAISMAVHIPVIASGGAAHAEHMVEALQAGADAVLAASVFHDGEYTVGEIKQALSNAGLQVRR; via the coding sequence ATGTTGACGGTTCGAGTGATTCCTTGCCTCGATGTCCGAAACGGACGGGTGGTGAAGGGTGTAAAGTTCGGGCAGTTGCGTGATGCGGGTTCTCCGGCGGAGTTAGCAGCGCTATACGAAGAGCAAGGCGCCGATGAGTTGGTGATGCTGGATATCTCAGCGACGCCTGAGGGCCGAGAGACTCAAACGGACACCATACAAGCGATTCGCTCAGGGATCGCGCTGCCATTAACCGTAGGCGGCGGGGTGCGGACGCAAGCGGATGCAGGCAGGTTGCTTGGGGCCGGAGCCGATAAGGTGGCCATCAACACTGCTGCGGTGACGAATCCTTCTTTGCTGGAAGCGATTGCCCAAAAGTTTGGCACGCAGTGCACGGTGATTGCAATCGATGCCGCCCTCTGCGAGGGCAATGAAGCAGATTGGGAAGTGGTGGTGCGGTCAGGCAAAGAGCGAACGGGGCTTGATGCGGTGGCATGGGCCGAGCGCGCTGAGGCAATGGGTGTGGGCGAGATATTGCTGACCAGTTGGGATCGGGATGGCACGCGATCAGGGTATGACCAGGACCTCATCCGCGCGATCTCCATGGCTGTGCATATTCCGGTGATAGCCTCTGGGGGCGCCGCTCACGCCGAGCACATGGTAGAGGCGCTTCAGGCGGGGGCGGACGCAGTGCTCGCCGCATCGGTTTTTCATGATGGCGAGTACACTGTCGGCGAAATCAAGCAGGCGCTCAGCAACGCAGGTTTACAGGTGCGTCGATGA
- the hisH gene encoding imidazole glycerol phosphate synthase subunit HisH, whose translation MSVYVVDTECANIASMLSALHRLGAEASLGVDGARIARASQVVVPGVGTFAAAMNRLRELGLVEPLKSRLAEGRSTLCVCVGFQLLFETSEESPNTFGLGWLQGQVRRFPETVRVPQFGWNIIEPSDGAMLFEKGYMYFANSYYAAEVPNSMPHVQAHHGVRFVAGIEKGAVLGCQFHPELSSKNGLSLLKRWLGRSMGAPC comes from the coding sequence GTGAGTGTTTATGTGGTGGATACCGAGTGCGCCAATATCGCCTCGATGCTGAGTGCGCTCCATCGACTGGGTGCCGAGGCCTCGCTCGGTGTGGACGGAGCCCGTATCGCCCGTGCCTCTCAAGTCGTTGTGCCGGGCGTGGGCACGTTTGCCGCGGCCATGAACAGGTTGCGCGAGTTGGGTTTGGTCGAACCGCTTAAGTCCCGCCTTGCGGAAGGGAGATCGACATTGTGCGTATGCGTAGGATTTCAGCTTTTGTTTGAGACAAGCGAAGAAAGTCCTAACACCTTTGGGTTGGGTTGGTTGCAAGGTCAAGTCAGGCGGTTTCCTGAGACCGTCCGCGTGCCGCAGTTTGGGTGGAACATCATCGAGCCGAGCGACGGCGCAATGCTTTTCGAAAAAGGATACATGTATTTTGCGAACTCCTATTATGCGGCGGAGGTGCCGAACTCTATGCCCCATGTGCAGGCCCATCATGGCGTGCGATTTGTGGCGGGGATCGAAAAAGGTGCGGTGTTGGGTTGCCAGTTTCATCCGGAACTCTCAAGCAAGAACGGTCTGAGCCTGCTCAAGCGTTGGCTTGGGCGCAGCATGGGGGCGCCATGTTGA
- the hisG gene encoding ATP phosphoribosyltransferase yields the protein MNVPNKTESGLRLALPKGRMADGVFALLGDAGIRVRTGERGYRPTVSVPGFEVKILKPQNIIEMLHAGSRDIGFAGADWVAELDAELVELLDTGMDPVALVAAAPRALLEGGKLPERPLVVASEYPRLTERWMKKQTSPMKFVRSYGATEVFPPEDADCIIDITQTGSTLRANGLGIVDELLSSSTRLYANGAALRDSNKRKLIDDFVLLLRSVLEARDRVMLEVNVPLGQFEQLIAVLPCMRKPTVARLHGEEGYAVKAAVPKNALPALIPALKQCGGTDVVVTRLSQIVP from the coding sequence ATGAATGTCCCAAATAAGACCGAATCAGGTTTAAGGCTCGCCCTTCCCAAGGGCCGAATGGCGGACGGCGTGTTTGCGCTATTAGGCGATGCCGGCATTCGCGTGCGAACGGGAGAACGCGGCTATCGGCCGACTGTGTCTGTGCCGGGCTTTGAAGTGAAAATACTTAAACCGCAAAACATCATTGAGATGCTTCATGCAGGCTCGCGGGATATTGGGTTCGCAGGGGCGGACTGGGTGGCCGAGCTCGATGCTGAGCTGGTGGAGCTGCTAGATACGGGCATGGACCCTGTGGCGCTGGTTGCGGCCGCGCCCCGGGCACTGCTTGAGGGTGGCAAACTGCCCGAGCGGCCCCTTGTGGTGGCTTCGGAATATCCCCGGCTGACCGAGCGCTGGATGAAGAAGCAAACGAGTCCCATGAAGTTCGTGCGTTCGTACGGTGCAACGGAGGTGTTTCCCCCTGAAGACGCGGACTGCATCATTGATATCACCCAGACAGGCTCGACACTGCGTGCCAACGGGCTTGGCATTGTGGATGAGCTGTTATCATCTTCAACCCGGCTTTACGCCAATGGGGCTGCCCTCCGCGATTCAAACAAACGCAAACTGATTGATGATTTCGTCTTGCTGTTGCGTTCGGTGCTGGAGGCCCGGGACCGCGTTATGCTAGAGGTAAATGTTCCGTTGGGACAGTTCGAGCAGCTGATTGCCGTGCTTCCATGCATGCGCAAGCCCACGGTGGCACGGCTTCATGGTGAAGAAGGATACGCCGTCAAAGCGGCCGTACCCAAGAATGCTCTTCCCGCTCTGATTCCCGCGCTCAAGCAGTGCGGCGGCACTGACGTGGTGGTGACTAGGCTTAGCCAAATAGTCCCCTAG
- the hisE gene encoding phosphoribosyl-ATP diphosphatase produces MIIPSIDLMGGHAVQLVGGKKLQIDAGDPLPIAERFKLAGEIAVVDLDAALGKGSNREVITHLLNIARCRVGGGIRDIEAAIRWLDLGAHKIVLGTSAVPEVLSKLPRERLVAALDAVDGEVVVEGWQTKTGRGIEERMQELRPWVGEFLVTMVEREGRQKGADMPRAHAIIQAAGEDCHVTIAGGVTTAQEVAELDRLGADAQVGMALYTNRLPLADAIVAPLSSDRPDGLWPTIVASEHGEALGLAYSNLASVSAAIDTQTGVYHSRTRGLWQKGKTSGATQELLKISVDCDRDALRFTVRQRGEGFCHRGTHSCFGDATGLALLEKRLRTRVSDPPAESYTKRLLEDNALLSAKLLEEAQELVEASSRGEIIHEAADLVYFMLAKMAKHAVTLADVETELDRRRLRVTRRPGHAKPWRKSL; encoded by the coding sequence ATGATCATTCCTTCGATTGATTTGATGGGCGGACATGCGGTCCAGCTGGTTGGCGGGAAAAAACTGCAAATCGATGCCGGTGATCCGTTGCCGATTGCCGAGCGGTTTAAGCTGGCGGGGGAGATAGCTGTCGTGGATCTCGATGCGGCCTTAGGCAAGGGCTCCAACCGGGAGGTGATCACGCACTTGTTGAACATTGCGCGCTGCCGGGTGGGCGGCGGCATTCGCGACATCGAGGCCGCGATACGCTGGCTTGATTTGGGCGCCCACAAGATCGTATTGGGAACGTCTGCTGTGCCCGAAGTCCTTAGCAAGTTGCCTCGAGAGAGGTTAGTGGCCGCGCTTGACGCCGTCGATGGCGAAGTCGTGGTGGAGGGCTGGCAAACCAAAACGGGTAGGGGCATCGAGGAGCGAATGCAGGAGCTTCGCCCGTGGGTGGGTGAGTTTTTGGTGACCATGGTCGAACGCGAGGGCCGACAAAAGGGCGCAGACATGCCGAGGGCCCATGCAATAATTCAGGCGGCCGGAGAGGATTGTCACGTCACCATCGCCGGAGGTGTAACCACCGCGCAAGAAGTCGCGGAGCTGGATCGGTTGGGCGCTGATGCCCAAGTGGGAATGGCCCTCTATACGAATCGATTGCCGTTGGCTGATGCGATTGTTGCGCCGCTCAGTAGCGATCGGCCAGACGGGCTTTGGCCTACGATCGTCGCCTCGGAGCATGGCGAGGCGCTCGGCTTGGCGTATTCAAATCTTGCAAGCGTGAGTGCTGCCATAGACACGCAAACGGGCGTGTACCACTCACGCACCCGCGGACTTTGGCAAAAGGGCAAGACTTCGGGTGCTACGCAGGAGTTACTCAAGATCAGCGTAGACTGCGACAGGGACGCCTTGAGATTTACGGTGAGACAACGCGGGGAAGGCTTCTGTCACCGGGGAACCCACAGTTGTTTCGGCGATGCGACGGGCCTGGCATTGTTAGAAAAGCGTCTGAGGACTCGCGTGTCTGACCCTCCGGCAGAATCCTACACAAAACGTCTGCTCGAAGATAATGCGCTTCTTTCCGCGAAACTGTTGGAGGAGGCGCAAGAGCTTGTGGAGGCCTCAAGCAGGGGCGAAATTATACATGAAGCCGCCGATCTTGTCTATTTCATG
- the hisB gene encoding imidazoleglycerol-phosphate dehydratase HisB has protein sequence MTNKLPLLPLPSVANLDIYRPGFPKDPDLLRLDANEGMAPPHTLLERLLNASTEVLRRYPSAADLEQALSKRFGLEAEQVLVTAGGDDALYRAFRAMLDPSREVILTLPSYEMLDRYAMLTGATTHVMGWLKGEYPVNDALSHINERTRLIVVVSPNNPTGGVITIKGLERLALAAPHALILVDLAYTEFADIDLSAACLRFPNVLSVRTFSKAWGLAGLRVGYAVGAPSVINWLRAVGGPYAVSRLSLQLMMWRLEQPEDEVYAYINRVRQEREALFTLLAELGTEPVPSQANFVLTRVKDAQGLHQALLEQGISVRYFKTRPALKDYIRITCPGVPEDFERVLHALRHALGHKSAGNKALPKKRSSTSLPSREGNIVSCNKTARGSELTRVTKETQITVKLMLDGEGKHEVQTGIGFLDHMLSALSKHSRMDLQLRCQGDLEIDDHHTSEDCALALGAALNEALADRKGIARFGYAYAPLDEALARAVIDFSGRPYATVSLGLTRESIGGWATENMTHFLSSLAHAARATLQVEVLRGLNDHHRIEAAFKATALALRQAIAIDGSNQIPSTKGIL, from the coding sequence ATGACCAACAAACTTCCTCTTCTTCCTTTGCCGTCCGTTGCGAACTTGGACATTTACCGTCCGGGGTTCCCCAAGGATCCCGATCTCCTCCGACTTGACGCGAACGAGGGCATGGCTCCGCCTCATACGCTGCTTGAACGTCTGCTGAACGCAAGCACGGAGGTATTGCGCCGTTATCCAAGCGCGGCAGATCTAGAGCAGGCGTTGTCTAAACGCTTTGGGTTGGAGGCGGAGCAGGTATTGGTCACCGCAGGGGGAGACGATGCGCTCTATCGTGCCTTTCGCGCGATGCTCGATCCCAGCCGGGAAGTGATTCTCACGTTGCCAAGCTACGAAATGCTTGACAGGTACGCCATGTTAACGGGAGCCACAACGCATGTGATGGGTTGGCTCAAAGGAGAGTATCCCGTTAACGATGCCCTTTCGCACATCAACGAGCGCACCAGACTGATCGTCGTGGTAAGTCCCAATAATCCTACCGGCGGTGTTATCACCATCAAGGGCCTTGAGAGGCTCGCGCTTGCTGCGCCGCATGCGTTGATCCTCGTAGATTTGGCATATACGGAGTTTGCGGACATTGATCTCAGCGCCGCATGTTTACGGTTTCCCAATGTGCTTTCAGTGCGAACTTTTTCCAAAGCTTGGGGATTGGCGGGGCTGCGTGTCGGCTATGCCGTGGGCGCCCCTAGCGTGATCAATTGGCTGCGTGCCGTGGGCGGACCGTACGCTGTTTCGCGTTTATCGTTGCAGCTGATGATGTGGCGATTGGAACAGCCTGAGGATGAGGTGTACGCATATATCAATCGCGTACGGCAGGAACGTGAGGCACTGTTTACGTTATTGGCTGAGCTTGGGACCGAGCCTGTGCCTTCTCAAGCCAATTTCGTGTTGACGCGTGTAAAGGATGCTCAGGGGCTACACCAGGCGCTCCTTGAGCAGGGCATCAGCGTGCGTTACTTCAAGACGCGGCCCGCGCTTAAGGACTACATTCGAATCACTTGTCCCGGTGTGCCCGAAGATTTTGAGCGTGTCCTACATGCGCTTAGACATGCGCTCGGGCACAAGAGCGCGGGCAACAAGGCCCTTCCCAAGAAAAGAAGTTCGACTTCCCTGCCCAGTCGAGAAGGGAACATCGTAAGTTGTAACAAAACGGCGCGCGGATCAGAGCTGACCCGCGTCACAAAGGAAACGCAGATTACGGTCAAGCTTATGCTCGACGGTGAGGGGAAACACGAGGTGCAGACGGGCATCGGGTTTCTCGATCACATGTTGAGCGCACTTTCCAAACACAGCCGGATGGATCTTCAGCTACGCTGCCAGGGCGACCTGGAGATAGACGATCATCACACATCGGAAGATTGCGCGCTAGCGTTGGGTGCGGCGCTCAACGAGGCGTTGGCCGATCGCAAGGGCATCGCGCGGTTTGGCTATGCGTATGCGCCGCTTGATGAAGCATTGGCTCGGGCGGTGATTGATTTTTCGGGGCGGCCCTACGCCACGGTCAGTCTTGGTTTGACACGGGAAAGCATTGGCGGCTGGGCCACGGAAAACATGACGCATTTTCTTTCGTCGCTGGCGCATGCAGCGCGCGCTACCCTCCAAGTGGAAGTGCTGCGGGGGCTTAACGATCACCATCGCATCGAGGCGGCGTTTAAAGCCACCGCGTTGGCTCTTCGCCAGGCGATTGCCATCGATGGCAGTAACCAGATCCCAAGCACCAAAGGCATACTGTGA